A single region of the Glycine max cultivar Williams 82 chromosome 20, Glycine_max_v4.0, whole genome shotgun sequence genome encodes:
- the CRK81 gene encoding cysteine-rich receptor-like protein kinase 10 isoform X1, which yields MFLSNKHVDVTFLLFLFMFEIGSSSAAPVYNANYCPNNTSYNSNVTFQTNLRVLLASLVSNVSQSDGSYNSAMGMGTTSVASGQFLCRGDVSPATCQDCIASAATEITRLCPNKTESIIWYDECTLRFTNRYFAPTSIDPGARLSDDKNISASDLDSFNQTLFGLLNELVEEAANSQSARKFATGESEFAGSSPERTVYALTECEPSLTIAQCEECLQNAVSTLPSCCGGKQGARALLAWCNVRYELFQFYNTSGSSAPSSGNKKSVARVVLIVVLVVLSIILLCGVCYFILKRSKKKSNTLLRENFGEESDTLESLQFGLPTVEAATKKFSHENRIGEGGFGEVYKGILPDGREIAVKKLSQSSGQGATEFKNEILLIAKLQHRNLVTLLGFCLEEQEKMLIYEFVSNKSLDYFLFDPRKSCELDWTTRYKIIEGITHGILYLHEHSRLKVIHRDLKPSNVLLDSIMNPKISDFGMARIVAIDQHQEKTNRIVGTYGYMSPEYAMHGQFSEKSDVFSFGVIVLEIISAKRNTRSVFSDHDDLLSYAWEQWRDQTPLNILDQNIKESCNHREVIKCIQIGLLCVQEKPEDRPTMTQVVSYLNNSLVELPFPRKPINSKQNEIVQKMIVGESSSGSALSNNGMSVSIFIPR from the exons ATGTTTCTCTCAAACAAGCATGTTGATGTTACCTTTCTTCTGTTCCTATTTATGTTTGAAATTGGATCATCTTCAGCAGCACCCGTTTACAACGCTAATTACTGCCCAAACAACACATCGTACAATTCCAACGTAACATTCCAAACCAATCTCAGAGTCCTCCTCGCATCTCTCGTCTCCAACGTGTCCCAATCTGACGGTTCCTATAACTCCGCCATGGGAATGGGGACCACAAGCGTCGCCAGCGGCCAATTCCTCTGCCGCGGCGACGTCTCCCCCGCCACGTGTCAAGATTGCATCGCCAGCGCCGCCACGGAAATAACGCGACTCTGCCCCAACAAAACAGAGTCCATAATATGGTACGACGAGTGCACGCTCCGTTTCACCAACCGCTACTTCGCCCCCACCAGCATCGACCCGGGAGCGAGGTTGTCGGACGACAAGAACATCTCTGCCTCCGACTTGGACAGTTTCAACCAGACATTGTTCGGTTTGTTGAACGAATTGGTGGAAGAAGCTGCGAATTCTCAGTCAGCGAGGAAATTCGCCACCGGCGAAAGCGAATTCGCCGGGTCCTCGCCGGAGAGAACGGTGTATGCCCTGACGGAGTGCGAGCCGAGCCTAACTATTGCTCAGTGTGAAGAGTGTTTGCAAAACGCCGTTTCGACTCTTCCGTCGTGTTGCGGAGGAAAACAAGGCGCCAGGGCTCTGCTTGCGTGGTGCAATGTTAGATACGAGTTGTTTCAGTTTTACAATACTAGCGGCTCGTCAGCACCGTCATCag GAAATAAGAAATCTGTAGCACGAGTAGTCTTGATTGTTGTCCTTGTTGTTTTGTCGATAATTCTCTTATGTGGTGTCTGCTATTTCATATTGAAAAGATCAAAGAAGAAATCCAACACTCTTCTAAGGGAAAATT TTGGGGAAGAAAGTGACACTTTGGAGTCTTTACAATTTGGGTTGCCCACAGTTGAAGCTGCCACAAAGAAGTTTTCACATGAAAACAGAATAGGTGAAGGTGGATTTGGAGAGGTTTACAAG gGTATTCTTCCAGATGGACGAGAAATAGCAGTTAAAAAACTCTCACAAAGTTCCGGACAAGGTGCAACAGAATTTAAGAATGAGATTTTATTGATAGCAAAACTTCAACATAGAAATTTAGTGACATTATTAGGATTTTGTTTGGAAGAACAAGAGAAAATGCTCATTTATGAATTCGTGTCCAATAAAAGTCTTGACTACTTTTTATTTG atCCCCGTAAGAGTTGTGAATTGGATTGGACAACACGCTACAAAATTATTGAAGGAATTACACATGGAATTTTATATCTACATGAACATTCACGGTTAAAAGTTATACATCGTGATCTTAAACCTAGTAATGTATTATTGGATAGCATAATGAATCCAAAGATTTCAGACTTTGGAATGGCAAGGATTGTTGCAATAGATCAAcatcaagaaaaaacaaatagaatTGTGGGAACATA TGGTTATATGTCTCCGGAATATGCAATGCATGGacaattttcagaaaaatcAGATGTTTTTAGTTTTGGAGTTATAGTTTTGGAGATAATTAGTGCAAAAAGGAATACTCGTTCTGTTTTTTCGGATCATGATGACCTCTTGAGTTAT GCTTGGGAACAATGGAGGGATCAAACGCCATTAAACATATTAGACCAAAATATAAAGGAATCTTGCAATCATAGGGAAGTCATTAAATGCATTCAAATTGGTTTATTATGTGTACAAGAGAAGCCAGAAGATAGACCTACCATGACACAAGTTGTTTCATATCTCAATAATTCTTTAGTTGAGTTGCCATTTCCAAGAAAACCAATCAATtctaaacaaaatgaaatagttCAAAAGATGATAGTAGGAGAATCAAGCTCAGGTTCTGCACTATCAAATAATGGAATGTCTGTGAGTATATTTATTCCTCGGTAG
- the CRK81 gene encoding cysteine-rich receptor-like protein kinase 10 isoform X2, giving the protein MFLSNKHVDVTFLLFLFMFEIGSSSAAPVYNANYCPNNTSYNSNVTFQTNLRVLLASLVSNVSQSDGSYNSAMGMGTTSVASGQFLCRGDVSPATCQDCIASAATEITRLCPNKTESIIWYDECTLRFTNRYFAPTSIDPGARLSDDKNISASDLDSFNQTLFGLLNELVEEAANSQSARKFATGESEFAGSSPERTVYALTECEPSLTIAQCEECLQNAVSTLPSCCGGKQGARALLAWCNVRYELFQFYNTSGSSAPSSGNKKSVARVVLIVVLVVLSIILLCGVCYFILKRSKKKSNTLLRENFGEESDTLESLQFGLPTVEAATKKFSHENRIGEGGFGEVYKGILPDGREIAVKKLSQSSGQDPRKSCELDWTTRYKIIEGITHGILYLHEHSRLKVIHRDLKPSNVLLDSIMNPKISDFGMARIVAIDQHQEKTNRIVGTYGYMSPEYAMHGQFSEKSDVFSFGVIVLEIISAKRNTRSVFSDHDDLLSYAWEQWRDQTPLNILDQNIKESCNHREVIKCIQIGLLCVQEKPEDRPTMTQVVSYLNNSLVELPFPRKPINSKQNEIVQKMIVGESSSGSALSNNGMSVSIFIPR; this is encoded by the exons ATGTTTCTCTCAAACAAGCATGTTGATGTTACCTTTCTTCTGTTCCTATTTATGTTTGAAATTGGATCATCTTCAGCAGCACCCGTTTACAACGCTAATTACTGCCCAAACAACACATCGTACAATTCCAACGTAACATTCCAAACCAATCTCAGAGTCCTCCTCGCATCTCTCGTCTCCAACGTGTCCCAATCTGACGGTTCCTATAACTCCGCCATGGGAATGGGGACCACAAGCGTCGCCAGCGGCCAATTCCTCTGCCGCGGCGACGTCTCCCCCGCCACGTGTCAAGATTGCATCGCCAGCGCCGCCACGGAAATAACGCGACTCTGCCCCAACAAAACAGAGTCCATAATATGGTACGACGAGTGCACGCTCCGTTTCACCAACCGCTACTTCGCCCCCACCAGCATCGACCCGGGAGCGAGGTTGTCGGACGACAAGAACATCTCTGCCTCCGACTTGGACAGTTTCAACCAGACATTGTTCGGTTTGTTGAACGAATTGGTGGAAGAAGCTGCGAATTCTCAGTCAGCGAGGAAATTCGCCACCGGCGAAAGCGAATTCGCCGGGTCCTCGCCGGAGAGAACGGTGTATGCCCTGACGGAGTGCGAGCCGAGCCTAACTATTGCTCAGTGTGAAGAGTGTTTGCAAAACGCCGTTTCGACTCTTCCGTCGTGTTGCGGAGGAAAACAAGGCGCCAGGGCTCTGCTTGCGTGGTGCAATGTTAGATACGAGTTGTTTCAGTTTTACAATACTAGCGGCTCGTCAGCACCGTCATCag GAAATAAGAAATCTGTAGCACGAGTAGTCTTGATTGTTGTCCTTGTTGTTTTGTCGATAATTCTCTTATGTGGTGTCTGCTATTTCATATTGAAAAGATCAAAGAAGAAATCCAACACTCTTCTAAGGGAAAATT TTGGGGAAGAAAGTGACACTTTGGAGTCTTTACAATTTGGGTTGCCCACAGTTGAAGCTGCCACAAAGAAGTTTTCACATGAAAACAGAATAGGTGAAGGTGGATTTGGAGAGGTTTACAAG gGTATTCTTCCAGATGGACGAGAAATAGCAGTTAAAAAACTCTCACAAAGTTCCGGACAAG atCCCCGTAAGAGTTGTGAATTGGATTGGACAACACGCTACAAAATTATTGAAGGAATTACACATGGAATTTTATATCTACATGAACATTCACGGTTAAAAGTTATACATCGTGATCTTAAACCTAGTAATGTATTATTGGATAGCATAATGAATCCAAAGATTTCAGACTTTGGAATGGCAAGGATTGTTGCAATAGATCAAcatcaagaaaaaacaaatagaatTGTGGGAACATA TGGTTATATGTCTCCGGAATATGCAATGCATGGacaattttcagaaaaatcAGATGTTTTTAGTTTTGGAGTTATAGTTTTGGAGATAATTAGTGCAAAAAGGAATACTCGTTCTGTTTTTTCGGATCATGATGACCTCTTGAGTTAT GCTTGGGAACAATGGAGGGATCAAACGCCATTAAACATATTAGACCAAAATATAAAGGAATCTTGCAATCATAGGGAAGTCATTAAATGCATTCAAATTGGTTTATTATGTGTACAAGAGAAGCCAGAAGATAGACCTACCATGACACAAGTTGTTTCATATCTCAATAATTCTTTAGTTGAGTTGCCATTTCCAAGAAAACCAATCAATtctaaacaaaatgaaatagttCAAAAGATGATAGTAGGAGAATCAAGCTCAGGTTCTGCACTATCAAATAATGGAATGTCTGTGAGTATATTTATTCCTCGGTAG
- the LOC113000773 gene encoding putative receptor-like protein kinase At4g00960, giving the protein MAMVSRMPIFLCILVILISISQSNAQPGFLYHFCINDKGNYSANSTYQNNLNTLLSNLSSNTQIDYGFYNFSYGQESDRVNAIGLCRGDVKPDACRICFNDSKVLLTQLCPNQKEAIGWYDNCMLRYSNRSIFNTMEALPSFSMRNHGNTTDVDQFNQVLRTLLYSLVGQGSSGDSRHKFAAANVSGPGFETIYGLVQCTPDLSEQECTSCLVDAISEIPRCCDSKKGGRVVRPSCNFRYETYPFYTPTNVAIPQAPAPKVSALPPSSTDTLSPEGKSNTSLIVIAIVVPIIAFVILVILILIYLRMRRSREHIEVELENDDEIRSAETLQLDFSTIVAATNNFSDANELGQGGFGPVYKGTLSNGKEVAVKRLSRNSLQGDIEFKNEVLLVAKLQHRNLVKLLGFCLERSERLLVYEFVPNKSLDFFIFDQNRRAQLDWEKRYKIIGGIARGLVYLHEDSRLRIIHRDLKASNILLDAEMHPKISDFGMARLFEVDQTQGNTSRIVGTFGYMAPEYAMHGQFSVKSDVFSFGVLILEIVSGQKNSWVCKGENAGDLLTFTWQNWRGGTASNIVDPTITDGSRNEIMRCIHIALLCVQENVADRPTMASVVLMLNSYSVTLPLPSLPAFFIDSRSFPAIQSEEYNPMAAGASDESNARSVQESINEASITEPFPR; this is encoded by the exons ATGGCCATGGTTTCAAGAATGCCTATATTCCTTTGTATCCTTGTCATACTCATATCCATATCTCAATCTAACGCCCAACCAGGATTCTTATACCACTTCTGTATCAATGACAAGGGTAATTACAGTGCTAACAGCACCTACCAGAATAACCTCAACACCCTTTTGTCCAACCTCTCTTCCAACACACAGATTGACTATGGCTTCTACAATTTTTCTTATGGCCAAGAAAGTGACAGAGTAAACGCAATTGGGCTCTGCAGAGGAGATGTTAAGCCAGATGCTTGCCGCATCTGCTTTAATGATTCCAAAGTGCTTCTCACGCAACTGTGTCCAAATCAGAAGGAGGCAATAGGGTGGTATGACAATTGCATGTTACGCTACTCCAATCGCTCAATATTTAACACCATGGAAGCCTTACCTAGTTTCTCCATGCGGAACCATGGTAACACAACAGATGTTGATCAATTCAATCAAGTGCTGAGGACCTTGCTATATAGCCTCGTAGGCCAAGGTTCATCAGGGGACTCCCGGCATAAGTTTGCTGCAGCAAATGTTTCAGGACCAGGCTTTGAAACTATATATGGTCTTGTGCAGTGTACACCTGACTTGTCAGAACAAGAATGCACTTCATGCTTGGTTGATGCTATCTCAGAAATTCCACGATGTTGTGATAGCAAGAAAGGTGGTAGAGTTGTAAGACCCAGCTGTAACTTCAGATATGAGACATACCCCTTTTACACTCCTACCAATGTTGCAATACCACAAGCACCAGCACCAAAGGTGTCtgctcttcctccttcatcaaCAGATACATTGTCCCCAGAAG GGAAGAGCAACACATCTCTAATTGTAATAGCAATAGTCGTGCCAATCATTGCCTTTGTCATACTAGTAATTCTTATACTCATCTATTTAAGAATGAGGAGGTCAAGGGAACACATCGAAG TTGAACTTGAAAATGATGATGAAATTAGATCAGCGGAGACATTGCAATTGGACTTCTCCACAATCGTGGCTGCTACCAACAACTTTTCTGATGCAAATGAGCTAGGACAAGGAGGATTTGGACCTGTTTATAAG ggTACGCTCTCCAATGGAAAGGAAGTTGCAGTCAAAAGGTTGTCTAGGAATTCTCTCCAAGGTGACATAGAGTTTAAGAATGAAGTTCTATTAGTAGCCAAGCTTCAGCACAGAAATTTAGTTAAGCTACTAGGATTTTGTTTGGAAAGAAGTGAAAGGCTACTGGTGTATGAATTTGTCCCCAATAAAAGCCTTGATTTCTTCATATTTG ATCAAAACAGACGAGCACAATTGGATTGGGAAAAGCGATACAAAATCATAGGAGGCATTGCTAGGGGCCTTGTATACCTTCATGAGGATTCACGATTGAGGATTATTCACCGTGATCTCAAAGCAAGCAACATTCTCTTGGATGCAGAGATGCATCCTAAGATATCAGATTTTGGTATGGCAAGATTATTTGAAGTGGATCAAACTCAGGGAAATACAAGTAGAATTGTTGGAACCTT TGGATATATGGCACCAGAGTATGCAATGCATGGACAATTCTCAGTGAAATCTgatgtttttagttttggtgTGCTGATTCTCGAGATTGTAAGTGGCCAGAAAAATAGTTGGGTATGTAAAGGGGAGAATGCAGGGGATCTACTAACCTTT ACATGGCAAAACTGGAGGGGAGGGACAGCCTCAAACATTGTTGATCCCACAATTACTGATGGTTCGAGAAATGAAATAATGAGATGTATCCACATTGCGTTGCTTTGTGTTCAGGAAAATGTGGCTGATAGACCAACCATGGCTTCTGTTGTACTTATGCTTAACAGCTACTCTGTTACGCTTCCATTGCCCTCACTGCCTGCTTTCTTCATTGATAGTAGAAGTTTTCCAGCCATTCAATCAGAAGAGTATAATCCAATGGCAGCAGGAGCATCAGATGAATCAAATGCTCGATCTGTCCAAGAATCAATAAACGAGGCTTCCATTACTGAGCCATTTCCTCGCTAG